One Maniola hyperantus chromosome Z, iAphHyp1.2, whole genome shotgun sequence DNA window includes the following coding sequences:
- the LOC138404501 gene encoding zinc finger protein 271-like, translating into MRCCVPFCKTTAEVVSESEIRFHELPREVHHRAAWLRALGKQDTLLPEPAVVCSQHFLSDDMYETESGSRQICTGAIPSTVLVCMICLDTRSKLVLMSKYKLEEAYEDLVGHPLCGEGKLRQTLCVQCAQRLVNFSTFRDKSLRARSLMVELLDRHEVVTIRHVKLISRVKHQLQSDMVSAVSEPDYCDLYIAHSDADGRTELDATAATGEAVAVQREVNEHDEDEPAAAEPATETQAPATHIICTLEWSGDCDQALVAPSVLATNDGDEEHPTDTDDEVDILSLENNTNIFEHSRKSQDSVLNPKEAKISDNVNFRTTRRNDLFKNKHNFQDILGTPLGNYTDQIQYICDVCQKIFLRKGSLVTHIRAHTYANTFSCKLGERKSSQTSMSSRLRRTHTGEKLFACKLCKYKCTQNSSLVNHMRTHTGEKPFACKLCKYKCTVNSSLVTHMRTHTGEKPFACELCKYKCTHNSDLVKHMRTHTGEKPFACELCKYKCTHNSDLVKHMRTHTGEKPFACKLCKYKCTQNSSLVNHMRTHTGEKPFACKLCKYKCTVNSSLVNHMRTHTGEKPFACKLCKYKCTVNSSLVTHMRTHTGEKPFACELCKYKCTHNSHLEKHMRTHTGEKPFACKLCKYKCTVNSSLVTHMRTHTGEKPFACKLCKYKCTQSSNLVNHMRTHTSEKPFACNLCKYKCTQNSNLVNHMRTHTSEKPFACKLCKYKCTVNSSLVYHMRTHTGDMPFACKLCKYKCTISSQLVNHMRTHTGEKPFACKLCKYKCTVNSSLVSHMRTHTGEKPFACKVCKYKCTISSHLVNHMRTHTGEKPFACKLCKYKCTVNSSLVNHMRTHTGEKPFACKLCKYKCTVNSSLVYHMRTHTGEKPFACKLCKYKCTQNSNLVKHMRTHTG; encoded by the exons ATGCGGTGCTGCGTGCCCTTCTGCAAAACCACTGCGGAGGTCGTCTCCGAATCCGAGATTAGATTTCACGA GCTCCCCAGGGAAGTGCATCATCGTGCTGCTTGGCTCAGAGCCCTCGGCAAACAAGATACTCTCCTGCCAGAGCCTGCTGTGGTCTGCTCGCAGCACTTTCTAAGTGATGACATGTATGAAACAGAAAGTGGTTCAAGGCAGATTTGTACTGGTGCTATCCCCTCAACAGTGCTG GTCTGCATGATATGCCTAGACACTCGCAGCAAGCTGGTTCTGATGAGTAAATACAAGTTGGAAGAAGCATATGAAGATTTAGTAGGACATCCT TTGTGTGGTGAAGGAAAGCTGAGACAAACGCTTTGTGTGCAATGTGCCCAGAGACTGGTGAACTTTAGCACATTCagagacaagagcttgagagcGCGCTCCTTGATGGTGGAGCTACTTGACAGACATGAAGTG GTAACAATACGACATGTGAAACTGATAAGCCGCGTGAAACACCAACTACAGTCTGACATGGTGTCGGCCGTGTCGGAGCCTGACTACTGCGACTTGTACATAGCACACTCCGACGCGGACGGGCGGACAGAACTAGACGCGACTGCCGCAACTGGTGAAGCAGTTGCAGTCCAGCGGGAAGTTAACGAACATGATGAAGACGAGCCAGCCGCGGCCGAACCAGCGACCGAAACACAGGCTCCCGCCAC GCACATTATTTGCACGCTGGAGTGGTCGGGAGATTGCGATCAAGCTTTGG TCGCTCCTTCGGTACTAGCGACCAATGACGGAGACGAAGAACATCCGACTGATACAGACGACGAGGTGGATATATTGTCTCTCGAAAATAATACAAACATCTTTGAACATTCAAGAAAATCCCAGGACTCCGTACTGAACCCAAAGGAAGCGAAAATAAGTGATAATGTCAACTTTCGAACTACGAGGCGAAATGATCTTTTCAAAAACAAACATAATTTCCAGGATATACTCGGTACACCGTTAGGAAACTATACTGACCAGATACAGTACATCTGTGACGTTTGCCAAAAGATATTTCTACGGAAAGGTTCCTTAGTTACCCACATTAGGGCGCACACTTACGCGAACACTTTCTCATGTAAGTTAGGAGAGCGCAAGTCCAGTCAAACTAGTATGTCATCGAGACTCaggaggactcacactggcgaaaagcttttcgcttgtaagttatgtaaatacaaatgtacacaaaacagtagtttagtgaatcacatgaggactcacactggcgaaaagcctttcgcttgtaagttatgtaaatacaaatgtacagtcaacagtagtttagtgactcacatgaggactcacaccggcgaaaagcctttcgcttgtgagttatgtaaatacaaatgtacacatAACAGTgatttagtgaagcacatgaggactcacactggcgaaaagcctttcgcttgtgagttatgtaaatacaaatgtacacatAACAGTgatttagtgaagcacatgaggactcacactggcgaaaagcctttcgcttgtaagttatgtaaatacaaatgtacacaaaacagtagtttagtgaatcacatgaggactcacactggcgaaaagcctttcgcttgtaagttatgtaaatacaaatgtacagtcaacagtagtttagtgaatcacatgaggactcacaccggcgaaaagcctttcgcttgtaagttatgtaaatacaaatgtacagtcaacagtagtttagtgactcacatgaggactcacaccggcgaaaagcctttcgcttgtgagttatgtaaatacaaatgtacacatAACAGTCATTTAGagaagcacatgaggactcacacaggcgaaaagcctttcgcttgtaagttatgtaaatacaaatgtacagtcaacagtagtttagtgactcacatgaggactcacaccggcgaaaagcctttcgcttgtaagttatgtaaatacaaatgtacacaaAGCAGTAATTTAGTgaatcacatgaggactcacaccagcgaaaagcctttcgcttgtaacttatgtaaatacaaatgtacacaaaacagtaatttagtgaatcacatgaggactcacaccagcgaaaagcctttcgcttgtaagttatgtaaatacaaatgtacagtcaacagtagtttagtgtatcacatgaggactcacactggcgatatgcctttcgcttgtaagttatgtaaatacaaatgtacaataAGCAGTCAATTAGTgaatcacatgaggactcacaccggcgaaaagcctttcgcttgtaagttatgtaaatacaaatgtacagtcaacagtagtttagtgagtcacatgaggactcacactggcgaaaagccttttgctTGTAAggtatgtaaatacaaatgtacaataAGCAGTCATTTAGTgaatcacatgaggactcacaccggcgaaaagcctttcgcttgtaagttatgtaaatacaaatgtacagtcaacagtagtttagtgaatcacatgaggactcacaccggcgaaaagcctttcgcttgtaagttatgtaaatacaaatgtacagttaacagtagtttagtgtatcacatgaggactcatactggcgaaaagcctttcgcttgtaagttatgtaaatacaaatgtacacaaaacagtaatttagtgaagcacatgaggactcacactggctaa